Proteins from a single region of Nerophis ophidion isolate RoL-2023_Sa linkage group LG08, RoL_Noph_v1.0, whole genome shotgun sequence:
- the tlcd3bb gene encoding ceramide synthase, whose protein sequence is MLTFLAAGSVFFPGLFLLSKQCLKSIPALRWSEGDAVIVSARLVSSVQAVMASSAGYIIASSCNDIIEDQHWLTSTYIMFAVPYFVYDIYAMFMCYWYKLRVKGHEEASPAPQHMVSALTSYLRREFLMVLHHVVMVTVCFPVSVFVRQGKGDYFQGVMFMAELSTPSVCLGKILIQYKQQHTLLHKVNGALMLITFFICRVLLFPYLYYAYGRYASIPFHLVPLSVPWHCNLGASLLMAPQLYWFSLICRGALRLFTGSTRSWRPRAGAATTEGGTAGPQPANGYNASATEPELATH, encoded by the exons ATGCTGACCTTCCTCGCTGCTGGCTCTGTGTTCTTTCCCGGCCTCTTCCTTCTGTCCAAGCAGTGCCTCAAGTCCATCCCAGCGCTGCGATGGAGCGAAGGCGATGCTGTTATCGTGTCGGCCAG GTTGGTGTCGTCGGTTCAGGCGGTCATGGCTTCGTCAGCTGGCTACATTATTGCTTCTTCCTGCAATGACATCATCGAGGACCA GCACTGGCTGACCAGCACGTACATCATGTTCGCCGTCCCCTACTTCGTGTACGACATCTACGCCATGTTTATGTGCTACTGGTACAAGCTGAGGGTCAAAGGGCACGAGGAGGCCTCGCCTGCCCCCCAGCACATGGTCTCGGCTCTCACCAGCTACCTGCGTCGCGAGTTCCTCATGGTGCTGCACCACGTTGTTATGGTTACCGTCTGCTTTCCTGTTTCTGTG TTTGTGCGTCAAGGAAAGGGTGATTATTTCCAGGGCGTAATGTTCATGGCCGAGCTCAGCACTCCGTCCGTCTGCTTAGGAAAAATACTCATTCAA TACAAACAGCAACACACTCTCCTGCACAAAGTGAACGGGGCTCTAATGCTGATCACTTTTTTCATCTGTCGAGTCCTCCTCTTCCCTTACCTCTACTACGCCTATGGAAG GTACGCGTCCATTCCGTTCCACTTGGTCCCCCTGTCGGTGCCCTGGCACTGTAACCTCGGGGCCTCCCTGCTCATGGCCCCCCAGCTCTATTGGTTCTCCCTCATTTGCAGGGGCGCTCTGCGGCTCTTCACGGGCTCCACGCGCTCCTGGAGACCACGCGCCGGCGCCGCCACCACGGAGGGCGGCACAGCAGGTCCTCAGCCGGCCAACGGCTACAACGCAAGCGCCACAGAACCCGAGCTGGCCACTCACTGA